A genomic region of Miscanthus floridulus cultivar M001 chromosome 3, ASM1932011v1, whole genome shotgun sequence contains the following coding sequences:
- the LOC136546856 gene encoding uncharacterized protein gives MVTNPSNSPFRYGPTPGAVTYHGAPVGATLVPAGEVGGKSTARIDPATVVDGVKVVENPHFASDAVAGVLPFVAVARVVGKALVLLAFEVPVSVETVCFVRLYVFHGESSSRCVSTVRTGSGAASGSRSGNGNGSGSAAGFHEGAGRAQEHD, from the coding sequence ATGGTGACCAACCCGAGCAACTCGCCGTTCCGGTACGGCCCCACGCCGGGCGCGGTGACGTACCACGGCGCGCCCGTGGGCGCGACGCTGGTTCCCGCGGGCGAGGTCGGGGGCAAGTCCACGGCGCGGATCGATCCGGCCACGGTGGTGGACGGCGTGAAGGTGGTCGAGAACCCGCACTTCGCGTCCGACGCCGTGGCCGGCGTGCTGCCGTTCGTGGCCGTGGCGAGGGTGGTGGGCAAGGCGCTCGTGCTGCTGGCCTTCGAGGTGCCCGTCTCAGTGGAGACCGTGTGCTTCGTCCGCTTGTACGTGTTCCATGGCGAGAGCAGCTCCCGGTGCGTGTCCACCGTCCGCACCGGCAGCGGCGCCGCGTCGGGGTCGAGGTCCGGCAACGGGAACGGCTCCGGCTCTGCCGCGGGGTTCCATGAGGGTGCAGGGCGCGCGCAGGAACATGACTAG